Genomic DNA from Theobroma cacao cultivar B97-61/B2 chromosome 3, Criollo_cocoa_genome_V2, whole genome shotgun sequence:
ATTATCCACATTCAAGGCATCTTTGTCTGCAATTTCACTTTGATGCTACACCTCACGAGCGACATTGTCACCAGGTAAAAACACTTTTAAAAACGActctttttactttaattttggACTAACTTGAGCATTGACATTGAAGAATTCTGATTTGGTTTATTCAATGCAGTGTTACTGCTATGTGTGTGACTCAGCTGCTCCGTGTGGGAATTGGATGACACATTGTCATGCTTCAGAGCATGTTGATGATTGGAAGTTTCAAAGAAAATCGAGACTGAAAGTTCGGCCTTCTAAATTATGAAGATGCTCTCCATTCTATGCCTGGGTTCCTTCAACACCCCGCACTCATGCTTAGGGTTTGGTTTTTGCCCACACTAGAAATAGGCTTCTGGTATGCCATGTCAATGTCTAAACAGAGATGGGTACTATTTTAGGTGGtttaaaatgttatattttgtAAAGGATGGACAAAAATTTTGTATAGTGCATGAAACACAAGTACTCATTTTGAATTAAGGAATTTCATTGTTAAATTGTGGTTGAAGAATTCGACCACAAAGCTCTATTATTTCTTTAACATTAAGCTTGGTAGCTGTTCTCTCTGTTTGGGTTTATTTACTGCCATAGCATTTGAAACCAGGGAAATGTTGAAAGAATTAAGCAGATTGTAAGTTGTTGACTTAAAAGTCCTTCTCACGCCTTTCACCCAAGAGGTCTGGTTGCTTCTACGGAAAGTTCTTTCCTCAGAGATCCTTCCAAGGTTCAACCAGGAGTTATTCTTGAATGCTTGATAGACAGTTGACAAACACAAGACTTGATGTTTTCTCGTGGGAAAAATCTCTGCCCTTATTTTTGAATCCTTCCAATACCCTCGTGATGTAGCAGTCCTTTACTAACTTTGAAAATGGTTACTCCTTTCTTTACAAGAGGGAATTTAGTACagtcctctttctctctctctctcaaatgACTAAAGAAGTATGTATAATGATGAGCTGACTAATCATAGTTGAACTTGAGTAATTTATTTGCTAGTACTACTACTATAAATGCTAGTATTATGTAATTTGATCCACCCTGTCATGCTCTCTTATTTGCCATAGACAAGCTTATATTTACTAGCGTCCAATTCTGCCAGAAAACCTTATTCCTACAACTACAAGGCATTTCCAAGGGTGGGCTGGGCAATTTTATTTTCAGGTCGGGCCTGGGACTTCATTTGCTGAGAACTACCAGTAGGGGTCCTCAAAACGGGCCTAAAGGGCAGCCCAATGAAGGAGAAACCCTTATCACCAGAAACAAAACCTCACGGGAGGTTAAAGACTGTAGAACATTCTCTCTGATTATTATCCTTACGATTTTCATTTACCTTATTCGGCTAAACCCTATCTGACGAAAAGAAGCATGTCGCCAGCTCCTGTGGTTGAAGCCGCCCAGCCTGAGACTGAGCAGGTTCCTTCTACTGAGGAACCCCAGAAGCTGCCCATGGTTTAtccatcatttcatttattttatcctTTCATTTCcgtgttttttgttttttttttaaattaatatagtATCATCTGCAGAGCGAGGAGGAGGCTGTGGTTGAGGACGTCAAGGAAGATGAGAAAGAAGATGATGAGGATGATGACGAGGATGAGGATGACGAGGACGATGACAAGGAGGATGGTGCTCAAGGTTTCTCTCATTATTACTTTCCCCCTAAGTTATTACTTTATTCATTTcgttttttacttcttttctttgcttgGATTGTCGGGCAGATTTCGATACATTtgttttattagtttttttttctcagaaCTTTGtttggcttcaaatctttattttcatttcgGTATTAACACTGCTGCAGTCATCTGAGTGATACTTTATGATTTAGGGAAAATTTTGCTCTATCGTTTTTTTGGAATTTGGGCTCTTTATATGCTTAAAATTTCTGCTTGGGTGATTACTTATTTTCTAGTATGAGATGAACTTATTGAGAATTTTCTGACGGCTTCTGAAATCGCATGGTTGAAAGTCTGTGCAATTGCATTTTCTGGAATTCTTTCGTAATCTTGGAaactgtaaaatttttttatttgttgatttCTGCTTATGGGTTCTCTATTACGACATCCTCTAGAGTTGGATTTCATTCTAGGACCAACTGCATAGCTTGGTTCTCAGTCTTCAGAATTAGAATAAATCTTCTGGTTCGTGCGATTTTGTTAGCTTTGAGTAGCTGACATCTCTTGTTGGCTTGCAATTAGTTGCAATGCTCACTATTTTGTGGATATCTGATCTGGTAGTTGCTATGCATGCCAACATTCCTCTATTTGCTTGTGTATTGTTTGGCTATAATGCCATATGTATATGGTGTTATTTCTGACTTTCTTTTTAACTAAATTGTCTTATCAAAAGTCAATTGTGTGGATTTTTCTATACTGTCCTTATTTGTTGCTTGGAATATTGGTTGCAGGTGCTAATGGAGGTTCAAAGCAAAGCAGAAGTGAGAAGAAGAGTCGGAAGGCAATGTTAAAGCTGGGCATGAAACCTGTTACTGGTGTCAGCAGGGTTACCATAAAGAGAACCAAGAATGTATGAATTCTctgattttcttttcaagtAATTGAGCTACCTGATTAATGGTAATATAACCTAGTTTCTCTTGGATTCAGATACTCTTTTTCATCTCAAAACCTGATGTCTTCAAGAGCCCAAATTCTGAGACGTATGTCATTTTTGGTGAGGCTAAGATAGAGGATTTGAGCTCTCAGCTACAGACACAAGCTGCCCAGCAGTTCAGGATGCCAGACATGGGATCTGTGATGGCAAAATCTGACACCTCCACAGCAGCTGCTGGAGCACCAGCTgaggaggaagaggaagaaattgaTGAGACTGGGGTAGAGCCTAGGGACATTGACTTGGTCATGACACAGGCCGGGGTATCAAGGAGCAAAGCTGTCAAGGCACTCAAGACTCACAATGGGGACATTGTTAGTGCTATTATGGAGCTTACCACTTAGGTGGTCTCTGTTGTCTTACTTGCGCTCTCAAATTCTGTCAATGAGTTCTTGGAACTAGAGTCAACATTTTAGTTGTTGTAGTCGATCTGGCTTACCATCTACTGGGTGGCTAGGTTATCCTTTCACTTTTAACAAGTTTTGGACAATTTTCTCACGACTCATGATCAGCGTTTCTGTGACTGATTGCTTGCCCTTTTCTATAAGGAGTTTTTGCAACTTGATTAAACTGATTTTTTGCGGTTGAGAACTATGAAGTTACTGAATCAGAATATGATTTGATATTGAGTATCTAGTTCAATGCTTGTGCTGCAAGCTTGTGGAAAATGggaattgattttttcttgCTAGTGTATCCCGATGTGGGCAAAAGGGATGTAAAAATGAAAGGAAGATAAATGTCAATCTGTTTCCAGAGAAATTTTAATATCCACCTATTTTAGGGatctcatttcttttattggtGAACTAAATTTTCATTGAAGGGACATCAGCGGAGGCCACCAATGATGAGCTTTTTCATTAAGAAACTTTGTGGTTAGTTCAGTTATGACTTACTAGCTTTCCTTGAGAATTACCATTAAAACcgaacaaacaaaaaaaggatGATTACAAATCATTATACTCACAGAAACAAAGGGCAAAAAAATACAGCTAGTGAACTTTGATTTCTTTCAGGGTGTCAATTCTATTAAAATTGGAAGTATCTGCACAAGAAGCAAAAGATCACCTGCACTATAATGTCTAGTGAATCAAGTTTTCTGGGTAAGTGCGTATTCATCTATGTTGCTATGACTGTGAGCGAGATGCTGGtccaacaaaaagaaacaaaaacaccTTGCACAAAGCGGCTAGCCTGGATAAAGAAACAAGATATTCTATTCTGAATCTGAGGAACGATATTCCTCGTCATCAGCTTGTTCATCGCTATCAGTAATCATTTCATAAATCCAGAGGCTCTTAAAAGCCAACAGTTGCAGGCGCCTGTCCTCCAACTCACCTTCCAGCTTCACATTCCAAAATCCTTGGATATCAAGGCAGGTGAGGGCCATACACTTGGCAGGGATGGCATCAAGACCACACTCACCAAGACAGCCCAAAACCAATCTGACGATGCTGGAGCATTGGCATTGTATCAGTTATGACCATTACCTCTCCAATTCTGGTTGGGGCATATTTCTCTTCAACTAAATCAAGGACTTGCGGTTCTTCCCCATTGCTTCAATGCTTACCTGAGTAAACTTCAAACAATAGCTGATGCTAAAGAcaggtttttttctttttaaatatgaaactaaaaagaatataCTGTATTAATAAGTTTAACACCACCATAGTTTCATCAATACCCAAAACTGGCACAAAAATTACAGCTGAGGCTGTCATGAAAATCCAACAGAATGAACGAGGGCAACTTTTTTGAGATACACAAACACCCTAGATGAGGCCGGGATTTTCACTACCTGGCATCTAGCATTGTAACTGTGACTTGGTTCACAGTGCATGATTCATCATGCTTACTGATAGATGAATCAGTTTCAAGAGTACTTCTTCCTAGGCAGAAGTCAGGGATTTTGGGCTGGGGCATTGCTGTTTCACTATTCAACATCAAAACAACAGTCGACAGGACCCAATACACATGACATCGAGGACTTGCAGACCAAAGAGGCGGTTGCCACTCTTTGCTCAGCTGGGATTCTGACAAGTATGAGAGCTAATGTTTCAGGGTTGACGTTCCCATTTCCCCCATTCTTCCTTGGCATTGCACATCATGAATCGGACAAGCACTCAACTTTTCCCTTTGAAGCGTGGAGTGAATGCTGTATGTATCTTTCTATTTTTGATTTGTCTTAGGAAGGCTTAGGATATCAGCTCAAATCAACCCATGATTCATTGAAACCCAGCAGATGCATTGGCTGGCTTGTCGCCAATCCTATACCTCACATGAGAATTAAGATTTggtaacaaaaattatttgatgaattttgctgGCAAAATTTCGTTATCTACTTCTATATTTAACCAAATTTAGTTCATGTTTTCTTGTGATAGTTCAGAATTTAGACAAGATTTTATGCACAATATTAGATTTGAAAAGATGGTTCATATTTGGTCTCCAAAGACAAAAggttcatattttatttaataataaatttttgaatttttttattaaaaataaacatatgcCTTTACTCATGCAAAGTAAGTACTAGTATTCAAAAAGGACCTTTTGACGGAGTCTCAGTGCAAAATCCAAAATTAGGGGGGGCGGTTTTCCCTTGTATTAGCTGATAATATGGCTGCATGGGCCTGGATCTTGTGGCTGCTTGTTTttgttagttttgggtttgtTTGTACCGGTGGTTTTGAGGGATTGAactctttttgtttctgatGCATTAGCTTAGGTGCTTCATGGGCTTAGTTGTTATGTCTGTGCTGCCAATTGCTTTTGGAGCAGCCCGCCCTCTTCTGTGCACTGAGTTACTACTTTACGAAAGTTACTCTTTTTATCTCAAGAGGAGTCTTTTTCTAATTCGGATCAAGACTTGTTATGACATTCTAACTTTTGATTCAATAATATTtatcacttttcaaaaaataaaaatgctgTCATTTTCCATCAATAAAGTTTTCACAAACAAACGATTTTCTAGTGCAATTAGACTACCTAACAAACGAAAACTATGTCACATCCAGCTTTAAGCTTGAAGTTTACGTTTTTAACTCCATCACACTTTCGATTCCCATCTCTAGCCGTTGATCACCCTACAGTTGGCTCGAATCTCTCCCGCGGTTCCTGTCAAGACCTCCAGCTGGCCCATCTTCACCATTGCTGCTGCAAATTTGGCCCTCCACTGCATAGGATTCCTTGCATTTTGAGTCACTTGGTTTGCTGTAGCTGGGTTTGTAAGCAGAGTGTGGTCTGACGTGAACAAGCCCCTGTTTGCCAGGATATCAACGTAGTAACCTGCATCGGTGATGCTTGGACTAGACGGGTTCATCGGCACCACCAGATTAGTATCCTTGTTACCCTGTGGGCATTGCTGCTTCAACATAGCCGCATACCTAGGATCTAAACTCGGGTCCTGCATATCTGTCCCGCTGAAATTGTATAATCTGTTACTGAATGAAGTGCAGTGAGATCGCCCAATGGTGTGTCCTCCTGTTGACCGTAGCATTATTTGATCCATAAGTTTCTCAATATAGCATCAATGTGCTTTAATTGTTGAATCTATTTGCAACACGAAGTTTCAAGATAAATGTTAATTACCAGAGAGTGTAACCATTTCCTCTTGGGTAAAGCCTTTTTTTGCAAACATCTGTGTCAGTTGGCTGACATTGAATGTTGGGGGAGGTAGGTTTCCTATTATCTCTGAGGCAAGGGAAGTTCTGCCATCTCTTCTTCCAGCAGGGACATCATAGCCAAGTCCTCCAGTCTGCACGaaaattttacaagaaaaaagTGTCACAAATTTTAGCAACGTTGCTTATTTAATTCCAACTTTCCTAGCTAGATTTGTATCAACTCAAAGTAAAATTATGCGTGCATACTATCTCTATGCTGTCCCTTGCTGCAAATGCAACTATATCAGCGCAGGAAACTACTCCTTTGCAAACAGCTTCCAGTCTAGCCTTTGCATTGTCTATGACTTCATATCCTCGTAAACTAGGGTTATTGGCAAAGGAGTCTTTCTCTGCTGTGCTGGGGGGAGTGGAATCCAGTAGCACTGATCCGTCACAGCCCTATGATCCAGATAAAAAGTGAATTAGTCTATTGTGCAGAAAGAATTATAAGAGCTATACTCCCTCAGTATGTAGCTATATGTGTCCACTGTCCCAGGCTGATATTTGCTATTGAAGGACGTATTTGCAGAAAGGAAGCTCTGAATATAGTTCAAGCTAGTTAGGTCAGAAGCTAAAAAACAAGTGACGTATTCAACTCACCCTAACAAAGCAATcatgaaaatgcattctcatGAGACCAGCCGCCACTCCTCTTTCCTTAATAAACGCTTTCGTCACCTCTTCTTTGACAATGAATTCTACTAAGCTGCAAGTATCTCTATAAAATCCTATTTGAAGCTGGGAATGAACACTCTGACAAAACAAAACCACAGCCAAAATCGTAAAGACTCGAGTAAGCTTCCTTGGACTCATCTTAATCATCTCTAACAGATCTTTTAGGCTTCAATTGTTATGCACCCAACATCGTCACACAGCTACTTATAGTTGAAGACTAATGAATTTATAATTCTCACggttaaaaaatgttttaattagaGGATTATCTTGAGTGATAAAGTAGTGGCATGTGAAGAGGCAATGCTCTGGAATGTCATTGTCACTTTGACGGGCCGAACATCATTGGCACCCGCACTTCAGAGAAATTAGAGAGAAACGACAACTGGAGTGGGTTTTTTGATGATAGCAAGACAAATTTTGATTGTATAATAATGAAGCCAATTAGCAGTTTTCACGCgagaaatggattaaattCGGAGttaaatatcaataatttGACTTGaatacaagaaaattcaatgaATTATTAccgtgttatatatatatatatatatatatatatatatatagtgtaTACATAATAGttcattatttaataataCTACGTTTACTCTGATATATTAAGTTTCCAAATTTACTTTAATGTTTTTAAGTTTAGTGTAAAAAGCCTCTAAATAgcctttccaaaaaaaaaaagccccTAAATAAACTGGTAGTTTAAATACAGCTACTCTAGGAAAGAAAGAATGtaatttccaaaataaaatttgtgaGTTTCTTTTGATTCTTCCAATTAGTTGCTCATTGGTGGACGCAGCAATATGAGATTTCCCGGAACTACGTATCTAGTACCATATGCCAAATTCGAAATCGTTATGGTATGCAGCAATATTCAAAACGTTTTCCAATCTGAGAATAGGGGAAGCTGTAAAACATTGGATGTGCAACTGCAATTGTATTAAAATATAGAAAACCcaatctttatttttcttttcctgcTCTTCACTTGTTTTGCTCCGGAAAGCTTCATCATTcttcaaacaaattttaaaaacaccTATCGTGTTATAACAAATTTGCTTGTGCATCGTATTATTTAACAGAATGATGCCATGGAATCAGCCTTGATTCTCACTGCACCATGCATCCGCAGCAGCTGATATCCAAGTGTGCAGTAGCATCCTGTAATTTTCTGCGTTACCTTAAATAGACCAATACCAAGATGAACAGCCGGACACCACTTCAAACAAGAATACATTTCCTCGCTGGCAGACAAGACACCAAGTAGAATTGAAAAGCTTTAAGGAAAAGGTTAcccaaatcaaacaagaaaagaaagaagtatAAAGGTTTATACGAAATAAGTTTTTACCAGCTTTTTACAAGGTTGGAGAGCAGTCAAGTTCTAAGCAACTCATAGTTGGTGTTCCACACACTTTATACAAATGTTTACCGGGAAACAAGATATCATTCACCATAGGGTACAGCCTGGAACAAATTTAGGTTCAACTGTTCTGTCCTGAGAGCTCCTCCTTCAATACGTGCTCCCAGTCTGAAGAACAGCTGTCATACCAGCCTGCAGAGAGTTGATTTCCAAGCCTGGTGCTCTTGGGAGACTGTATTGTGCAATCATGCTTGACACATAGATGAAAATCCTTCACAACTGACTGTTCTCCAGCATAGTCAACCACTTGGTTCTGTGAGACAGATTCCAAATTAAAACCCAAAACTCCATCATCTGCTGTGTCTTCATCAATGGGtatttgctttttctttcctgCAAATCCAAGATCAACAACCTCTGGCAGTGGTTTCTGCTCCATCTCATTGGAATCCAGATCGACATTGCCTCGGCTTTTCAGGATATGCAACCTAGTCATGATGGAGGCTTCAACATCATCTGTATGGCAGGCTGTTCCTGGTAGAGGGGAGTCTTGGGTTTGCAGACTTGAGGTTGAGCTATCCTTTACTTCAGTTGCCAATTTGTCAACCGCATCCAAATCTAAAGAAAGCTTTGAGCTCGAGAGTTCATCCGCATCTCTAGTATGAACAGAATATGAATTGTTAAGCCGGTGTTTTAGTACATGAAATCTGGCTGTGACATCATCAGCATGGTTGCTGGAGCTTGCTATAGGAAAATTTTGGTTAGAAACATCTAGGGTTGGTGCACTCTCAGCTATTGCTGTTAATTTCTTATTGGTGTCTAGATCAGCAGATAATTTAGACCTTGAGATTTTGTCCTCATCTGGTGTGTCTTCTGACAAATCTGAATCAAGACAACaggtaaaacaaaaatcaGATAGCCAAATGAAAGAGTCAAGGATTGTTAACAGataattctaaaaaatttGTTATGAAAATGACATGATCCAAGAAGTTTACAGAAACGTTTTAACCTTTTTCTGTGTCCAATTTGCATTTTTCTATTTCAATCTTCATGTTATTGTAGCGAGCCATGTAATTGATGGAGCATAAAGCAGCTTCTGCTTCAAGCCATAGATTCTTATACAAGAGAACTTGTGGGTGTGTCTCTTCCttctcatgaaaattctcaataaGAACCTTCTTTATAGCCTGCAAATTATGAACCAAAAGAAATACAGTATAAGTTtgctttcaattttcatctccTTTTCCTCCCTACtatagaaagaaaatgaggaaataTATTCTATCACGGTAAAGAGCAAAGAATCCAAAAATCATATACCTGGGTCATCTtatcatttttcacttttatgtCTGTACCACTCCTGACAGAAACAAATTCAGAACATTTCTCATCTTTCTTACCAAAATGCTTCCTCTTCACTTGTGTATGCTGACTTAGAACATCAATAGCTGCCACCTGGGGGCTTCCCGTACTTGTTCCCTGAGAAAAAAAGATTCAGCTCAGTCATAACCCAGAAAAGAATTTCCAGGAAAGAGTTACGAAGGAATAAACATAATAGCAAAGAGAAACACAATTTAGCATTTCAAAATTCCTAGAgataattacacaacaattaaaaaagacaaataaaataaaaacggGGAGCCATACCTTATGTAGCTCACTCAATAATGACTCTTGtccatttttttttgacatgGGGAACCATACCTTATGTAGCTCACTCAGTAATGTCTCTTGTCCGATATTTTTTGACATGCATGTATCGAGATTGTTGATTACTTTTTCAAGGGACTTGACATCTTGTTCCCTTAATTCACATGCCTCATTGGAGCAGTGATATAGAAGCAATTCTGACAGGTTCTGCATTGTATCTACCAGAACACTGATGCTGCTATTTGACACTGGTTCTTTGCCTAAGAATTTAGTATGCTTTGTAGAAACATCTTCTACAGAGGATGGTGCACACGATAAATGCTTTACAGCATGGCATGACACATGAGATGAACCACAGCCTGAGACATCATTTATCTTCATCTCAAGATCTGCAACACCAGTCTCAGATCTGCACAAATTTTTAGAAGCTAATCTACCTTCTGCAAGACATTGTTGACTGGTGTGAGATGCCTTCTCAACCTCATCCACTGACTTGTCGAATAAGACATAATCTTTCTTCCATTCACTTGCATTATCAGAGAATTTGACCTCACAGGCAGAACTTGCTTTATATTTATGGGATCCTGCTTTCCCAGCTTCATCAGGTTCATGTTCTTTAAAAGACGGGATAGAGACTGGCGGCAATTTAAGAGACGACATTGAACCATCTTCCACATTCCCATTTTCATCAGACATCAAAATTTCACCTGCTTTTCCTGAAGGATGTTTAACCATGTTAGCAGTATTcgaagaaataaatttaagcaCTTGACCATTTGAATCATCGCATGCTTCAAGTTTCTTTGCAAGCTGCACAGCAACAGGCTCAGAAGAACCAAATGGGGAATTATTAGAAGCTGGAGCTCCTTTCCAGCAAGGTGAGTCAACAGGAGGGTTGTAATGATCTAAACTCTCTAAAGAATTCTCCACAGCAATGACTGCTTCATTATTCTCAAATGCCAAACTGAAATTATCTGGACTAATTCGAGACAAATTAACTCCAGATTTTGCTCCGAAGAAATTATCAGAGGCATCCTTAGAGGCCATATTTCTTGTTGAAAGCTTTTCAGTGCTTGTTGACAATTCCCCGGACATATAACAATTCCCATCAAGGAGAAAGCTGTGTTGAATTGGGTCAAACTCATTTTTGCTACCAAAGTTAAACAAAAAACGAGGCTCCTTCACAGTAAAGCGATTATTGCCAGCCAAATTTGTATCAGTTGCATTAATGCCAGtattaacatttttaaatgaaaCAGAATTTGATGCTGAAGAGCTGGTACCAACAGCTGGTGGTCTAATAACAACCCCAGGTGAAGACTTCACAGAAGGTATACTATCACTTAAAGTAGTACCATGCTGTCTCAAAGGTTTCTCATATGGAGTGCTGATTTGCACATAATTGTTCTTGCAATTTACCAGATTTAAGGGAGGTGCCTGCAGGTTGGCTTCAGAAATTGCTGAACTGGACCCGATAACTGATGTCTTCAAGTAATCCACAGGCATGAATGATGGATTTTGCCCCAGGACAGGGTTATAATCTAGCTTTTCAATATTAGCAGGCCCAGCTTGATCTTCCCTAGGtgaataaatattatatgaagTTTCTTCGCATGTCTTTAGGCTTTTGGAGGGATGAGCTCCTGCAATCAGtgacaaaatagaaaatggTTTATGTAAAATCCCACCCAATGTTCCTTTATCATCATTCTCTAGTAAACTCCCCTTCCGACATGCTGCTTTTCCCAAAAACCGAATTTGACAATCCAAAAGTATGTAGCATTAGAAAGCGAGGTGGTGACAAGAAAGGGTGAAGATGCATTTTCGAAAGTCTTCGTGATCATAGCAAAATGGTAACAGGAATCAAATTTGCAACCCTGCATGGTGGTTAGAATCATTTTTTTGGCCTAATAGTGCAGGAGGGGAGAGTAAAGACATCAAAAGATTTTGTAGGCATGAGTCCAGGTATTGCGGGAAAAAATGAATGAGTCAGCCATCGAGCTTTCGAGTGCATGTAAAGaccattattaataaaaagaatgaaCAAGAGGGAGGAAAGGGAAGAAAATATCGTCAGAGAATATatgaataaaaggaaaattgaccAGTCATGCCAACCCAGAGAACCCTAAATCAATCAGATTAATAAATTTGAGTGTTAACAATAAGAAGGGATAATTCCAGTGTCTCACTTAGACACTGGTCTCGGCGTGCCTATAAGAACTTTCAAAGAAACTCTGCAGTAACTCAGAAAACTTGTGGCAGACAAGAAATGATCAGTCATCGAGAGCTTAAAATATCACCAAGAAAGGGGGGGAGGGGGTGGGGAATACCtgaattgaaataatttaccATGTACACAAAGTGCATTTGATCATTGAAATTCTGCACATGGAATAGACAAGACAAAAAGGAAAGTAATGCAAATGCAAGTACCATGTATATATCCGAGACAAATACAATGGGAACAAAAGTAAAACAtaagaaagcaaagaaagaaacaaatttttgaaacaattGTACCTAAAAATAGCATTAATATATCGtccaaagaaaagggaaaacttACCAAGGTTGATATGATCCATGTAAATGGAGGAAGGAGCTACAGACGTCTCCTTCAAATAAAAACTCCCACCAAGCTGAGCCGGCTTCCCTTTCTCCCAATCCCACAAGCCACCGCCCCATTGAGCCGTATGGTCCAGGCCAGGCAAGCTCTGCTCATTGAAAGTTGGCACATGAAGGGGTGGTGAGACATAGGAAGGATAATAGGTTTTGGGTTCAAAAAGATCCGAATTTTGGTTATAGGAAGGAGTGGGAGTTGGCTCTAAATCCAGCTGAGGCAGTTGAGCCGGTTGGGGT
This window encodes:
- the LOC18605874 gene encoding uncharacterized protein LOC18605874 isoform X3, whose protein sequence is MMRPINSHLYTMMGFGSYVGNAHGGGSSNLSALAPPFTVDRSIPKPAATPLVDLGEPLNWLDSNPYTFNSPQPAQLPQLDLEPTPTPSYNQNSDLFEPKTYYPSYVSPPLHVPTFNEQSLPGLDHTAQWGGGLWDWEKGKPAQLGGSFYLKETSVAPSSIYMDHINLGAHPSKSLKTCEETSYNIYSPREDQAGPANIEKLDYNPVLGQNPSFMPVDYLKTSVIGSSSAISEANLQAPPLNLVNCKNNYVQISTPYEKPLRQHGTTLSDSIPSVKSSPGVVIRPPAVGTSSSASNSVSFKNVNTGINATDTNLAGNNRFTVKEPRFLFNFGSKNEFDPIQHSFLLDGNCYMSGELSTSTEKLSTRNMASKDASDNFFGAKSGVNLSRISPDNFSLAFENNEAVIAVENSLESLDHYNPPVDSPCWKGAPASNNSPFGSSEPVAVQLAKKLEACDDSNGQVLKFISSNTANMVKHPSGKAGEILMSDENGNVEDGSMSSLKLPPVSIPSFKEHEPDEAGKAGSHKYKASSACEVKFSDNASEWKKDYVLFDKSVDEVEKASHTSQQCLAEGRLASKNLCRSETGVADLEMKINDVSGCGSSHVSCHAVKHLSCAPSSVEDVSTKHTKFLGKEPVSNSSISVLVDTMQNLSELLLYHCSNEACELREQDVKSLEKVINNLDTCMSKNIGQETLLSELHKGTSTGSPQVAAIDVLSQHTQVKRKHFGKKDEKCSEFVSVRSGTDIKVKNDKMTQAIKKVLIENFHEKEETHPQVLLYKNLWLEAEAALCSINYMARYNNMKIEIEKCKLDTEKDLSEDTPDEDKISRSKLSADLDTNKKLTAIAESAPTLDVSNQNFPIASSSNHADDVTARFHVLKHRLNNSYSVHTRDADELSSSKLSLDLDAVDKLATEVKDSSTSSLQTQDSPLPGTACHTDDVEASIMTRLHILKSRGNVDLDSNEMEQKPLPEVVDLGFAGKKKQIPIDEDTADDGVLGFNLESVSQNQVVDYAGEQSVVKDFHLCVKHDCTIQSPKSTRLGNQLSAGWYDSCSSDWEHVLKEELSGQNS
- the LOC18605874 gene encoding uncharacterized protein LOC18605874 isoform X2 — encoded protein: MMGFGSYVGNAHGGGSSNLSALAPPFTVDRSIPKPAATPLVDLGEPLNWLDSNPYTFNSPQPAQLPQLDLEPTPTPSYNQNSDLFEPKTYYPSYVSPPLHVPTFNEQSLPGLDHTAQWGGGLWDWEKGKPAQLGGSFYLKETSVAPSSIYMDHINLGAHPSKSLKTCEETSYNIYSPREDQAGPANIEKLDYNPVLGQNPSFMPVDYLKTSVIGSSSAISEANLQAPPLNLVNCKNNYVQISTPYEKPLRQHGTTLSDSIPSVKSSPGVVIRPPAVGTSSSASNSVSFKNVNTGINATDTNLAGNNRFTVKEPRFLFNFGSKNEFDPIQHSFLLDGNCYMSGELSTSTEKLSTRNMASKDASDNFFGAKSGVNLSRISPDNFSLAFENNEAVIAVENSLESLDHYNPPVDSPCWKGAPASNNSPFGSSEPVAVQLAKKLEACDDSNGQVLKFISSNTANMVKHPSGKAGEILMSDENGNVEDGSMSSLKLPPVSIPSFKEHEPDEAGKAGSHKYKASSACEVKFSDNASEWKKDYVLFDKSVDEVEKASHTSQQCLAEGRLASKNLCRSETGVADLEMKINDVSGCGSSHVSCHAVKHLSCAPSSVEDVSTKHTKFLGKEPVSNSSISVLVDTMQNLSELLLYHCSNEACELREQDVKSLEKVINNLDTCMSKNIGQETLLSELHKVWFPMSKKNGQESLLSELHKGTSTGSPQVAAIDVLSQHTQVKRKHFGKKDEKCSEFVSVRSGTDIKVKNDKMTQAIKKVLIENFHEKEETHPQVLLYKNLWLEAEAALCSINYMARYNNMKIEIEKCKLDTEKDLSEDTPDEDKISRSKLSADLDTNKKLTAIAESAPTLDVSNQNFPIASSSNHADDVTARFHVLKHRLNNSYSVHTRDADELSSSKLSLDLDAVDKLATEVKDSSTSSLQTQDSPLPGTACHTDDVEASIMTRLHILKSRGNVDLDSNEMEQKPLPEVVDLGFAGKKKQIPIDEDTADDGVLGFNLESVSQNQVVDYAGEQSVVKDFHLCVKHDCTIQSPKSTRLGNQLSAGWYDSCSSDWEHVLKEELSGQNS